The DNA sequence CGAAGCCGCGCTGCGGATGTTCCACAACAACCTCGACCCCGACGTCGCCGAGCGGCCCGAGGACCTGGTCGTCTACGGCGGCACCGGCAAGGCCGCCCGCAACTGGGCCAGCTTCGACGCGATCACCCGCGAACTGACCACTTTGGACGTCGACGAGACGCTGCTCGTGCAGTCCGGCAAGCCGGTCGGCGTGTTCCGCACGCACGAGTGGGCACCGCGCGTGCTGATCGCCAACTCCAACCTCGTCGGGGACTGGGCGACCTGGCCCGAATTCCGCCGGCTCGAGGCGCAGGGCCTGACGATGTACGGGCAGATGACCGCGGGCTCGTGGATCTACATCGGCACCCAGGGCATCCTCCAGGGCACGTACGAAACGTTCGCCGCCGTCGCGAAGAAGAAGTTCGGCGGCTCGCTCCGCGGGACCTTGACGGTGACCGCCGGCCTCGGCGGCATGGGCGGCGCGCAGCCGCTCGCCGTCACCATGAACGACGGCGTCGCGCTCGTCATCGAGTGCGACCCGCAGCGCGCGCACCGCCGCGTAGAGACGCGCTACCTCGACGAGGTCGCCGACGACCTCGACGACGCGATCGCCCGCGTCACCAAGGCCAAGCGGGAGCAGCGGCCGCTGTCCGTCGGCGTCGTCGGGAACGCGGCCGAGGTGCTGCCGGAACTGCTGCGCCGCGACGTCGAGGTCGACATCGTCACCGACCAGACGTCCGCGCACGACCCGCTTTCCTACCTGCCCAAGGGGATCGGCGTCGAGGACTGGCACGACTACGCGGCCAAGAAGCCGGACGAGTTCACCGACCGCTCGCGCGAGTCGATGGCCGACCACGTCGACGCCATGCTCGGCTTCCTGGACCGCGGCGCGGAGGTCTTCGACTACGGCAACTCCCTGCGCGGCGAGGCCAAGCTCGGCGGTTGCGAGCGCGCGTTCGACTTCCCCGGGTTCGTGCCCGCCTACATCCGCCCGCTGTTCTGCGAGGGCAACGGCCCGTTCCGCTGGGCCGCGCTGTCCGGCGACCCCGAGGACATCGCCGCGACCGACCGCGCGATGCTGGACCTGTTCCCGGAGAACGAATCCCTCGCGCGCTGGATCCGGCTCGCCGGCGAGCGCGTGGCCTTCCAGGGGCTGCCGGCCCGCATCTGCTGGCTCGGCTACGGCGAGCGCCACCTGGCCGGCCTGCGGTTCAACGAGATGGTGGCCAGCGGCGAGCTGAAGGCACCGGTCGTCATCGGCCGCGACCACCTCGACTCCGGCAGCGTCGCTTCGCCGTACCGCGAGACCGAAGGCATGGCCGACGGCTCGGACGCGATCGCCGACTGGCCGCTGCTGAACGCGCTGGTCAACACCTCGTCCGGCGCCAGCTGGGTGTCGATCCACCACGGCGGCGGCGTCGGCATGGGCCGGTCCATCCACGCCGGCCAGGTCAGCGTCGCCGACGGGACCGAGCTGGCCGCGCGGAAGCTCGAGCGGGTGCTGACCAACGATCCGGGCATGGGCGTCATCCGGCACGTCGACGCCGGTTACGACCGCGCGAACGACGTCGCCGGCGAACGCGGCGTGCGCGTTCCGATGCGGGAGGGTGCGTGACCGCCTCCGGGCTGCTCGCCGAGATCGGTGACGTCGGGCGCGACCCGAAGCGCGGCGGCTATTCCCGGCACGCGTTCGACGGGCCGGAGAACGACCTGCGGGCCTGGTTCGGGGAGCGCGCGCTGGGGCTCGGGCTGGACGTCGACACCGACCACAACGGCAACATCTGGGCCTGGTGGGGGCCGCCGGGGCCGGACGCCGTCGTCACCGGCAGCCACCTCGACTCGGTGCCCGGCGGCGGCGCGTTCGACGGCCCGCTCGGCGTCGTCAGTGCGCTGGCCGCGGTGGAAGCCCTGCAGGCGAGCGGTTTCCAGCCGCGCAAGCCGTTCGCCGTCGTCGTGTTCACCGAGGAGGAGGGCGGCCGGTTCGGCGTCCCCTGCCTCGGCTCGCGGCTGCTCACCGGCACGATCGACGCGGACAAGGCGCGCGGGCTGCGGGACGCCGACGGCGTGACGTTCGCCGAGGCCGCGGCGAAGTCCGGTTTCGACCCGGCGCTGGTGGGGCCCGACCCGGAGCGGCTCGGGCTGGTCGGGCGGTTCCTCGAGCTGCACGTCGAGCAGGGCCGCGGGCTGATCGACCTCGGCGCTCCGGTCGCGGTCGGCACCACGGTGATCGCGCACGGGCGCTGGCGGTTTTCCTTCGCGGGGCAGGGGAACCACGCCGGGGCGACGCTGCTGGCCGACCGGGCCGACCCGATGCTGCCCGCCGCCGCGACGGTCACCGCCGTCCGGCGGCTGGCCCGCGCGGTGCCGGACGCGCGGGCGACCGTCGGCCGCCTCGTGCCGACGCCGGGCGGCACCAACGTCATCGCGTCCACCGTGGACCTGTGGCTCGACGCGCGGGTGCCGGGGACCCTGACCCCGGCGCTGGTCGAGGACATCGCGCGCGCGGCGGAGGCCGCGGCCGCCGAGGAGGGCTGCCGGGTCACCGTGCACCGGGAGTCCTATTCGGACGACGTCGTGTTCGACGACGCCCTCCGCCGGGACTTGAGCGACGGGCTCGGCGGGCCGCCCGAGCTGCCCACCGGGGCCGGGCACGACGCCGCGATCCTCGCCGGGTTCGTGCCCGCGGGGATGCTCTACGTGCGCAACCCGACCGGGATCAGCCACTCGCCGGAGGAGTTCGCCGAGGCCGCCGACGTCGAAGCCGGGGCCGAAGCGCTCACCGGCGTCCTGGAGCGGCTGGCGCGATGACCTACTGGTGCGAACAGGCGTGGCTGCCCGGGGGGATCGCCTCCGCGGTGCGGATCGACGTCGGCGGCGGGCGGATCACCGGGGTGACCCCGGGGGCGCCGCGGGCCGGCGTCGTGCTCGAAGGCCTGACGCTGCCCGGTTTCGCGAACGGGCACTCGCACGCCTTCCACCGGGCGCTGCGGGGCCGGACGCACCACGAACGCGGCACGTTCTGGACGTGGCGCGAGCGGATGTACGCGCTCGCGTCCCGGCTCGACCCCGACACCTACTACCGGCTGGCGCGCGGGGTCTACGCCGAGATGGTCCTGGGCGGCTACACGAGCGTGGGGGAGTTCCACTACCTGCACCACGCGCCCGGCGGGAAGCCGTACGCGGACCCGAACGCGATGGGGGCGGCGCTGCGGCAGGCCGCCGCAGACGCCGGGATCCGGCTGACCCTGCTGGACACCTGCTACCTGGCGGGCGGCATCGGCGTCGAACCGGACGAGGTCCAGCGGCGGTTCTCCGACGGCTCGGCCGCGGCGTGGGCGTCGCGGGTGGGGTCGTTGCGGGAAGGCGAACTGTTCCGGGTCGGGGCCGCGATCCACTCGGTGCGGGCGGTGCCGGCCGACGAACTGCCGCTTGTGGACAGTCCGCGGGTGGTGCACGTCCACCTTTCGGAGCAGCGGACCGAGAACGAGCAGTGCCTGGCCGCGTACGGCCGGACCCCCACCGAGCTGCTGGACGACCGCGGGGTGCTGACCGACCGGCTGGTCGCGGTGCACGCCACCCACCTCACCGCATCGGACATCGAGCGGCTGAGCGGGGCGCGCGCGTGCTTCTGCCCGACCACCGAACGCGACCTCGGCGACGGCATCGGC is a window from the Amycolatopsis sp. cg9 genome containing:
- the hutU gene encoding urocanate hydratase; this translates as MSRVVRAARGTQLTAKSWQTEAALRMFHNNLDPDVAERPEDLVVYGGTGKAARNWASFDAITRELTTLDVDETLLVQSGKPVGVFRTHEWAPRVLIANSNLVGDWATWPEFRRLEAQGLTMYGQMTAGSWIYIGTQGILQGTYETFAAVAKKKFGGSLRGTLTVTAGLGGMGGAQPLAVTMNDGVALVIECDPQRAHRRVETRYLDEVADDLDDAIARVTKAKREQRPLSVGVVGNAAEVLPELLRRDVEVDIVTDQTSAHDPLSYLPKGIGVEDWHDYAAKKPDEFTDRSRESMADHVDAMLGFLDRGAEVFDYGNSLRGEAKLGGCERAFDFPGFVPAYIRPLFCEGNGPFRWAALSGDPEDIAATDRAMLDLFPENESLARWIRLAGERVAFQGLPARICWLGYGERHLAGLRFNEMVASGELKAPVVIGRDHLDSGSVASPYRETEGMADGSDAIADWPLLNALVNTSSGASWVSIHHGGGVGMGRSIHAGQVSVADGTELAARKLERVLTNDPGMGVIRHVDAGYDRANDVAGERGVRVPMREGA
- a CDS encoding formimidoylglutamate deiminase, with protein sequence MTYWCEQAWLPGGIASAVRIDVGGGRITGVTPGAPRAGVVLEGLTLPGFANGHSHAFHRALRGRTHHERGTFWTWRERMYALASRLDPDTYYRLARGVYAEMVLGGYTSVGEFHYLHHAPGGKPYADPNAMGAALRQAAADAGIRLTLLDTCYLAGGIGVEPDEVQRRFSDGSAAAWASRVGSLREGELFRVGAAIHSVRAVPADELPLVDSPRVVHVHLSEQRTENEQCLAAYGRTPTELLDDRGVLTDRLVAVHATHLTASDIERLSGARACFCPTTERDLGDGIGPARALRDAGVRLSVGSDSNAVVDAFEETRALELDDRLASEERGRFTAEELLEAATDHGSVGWDEVGALAEGAGADLVTVGLDSVRTAGIEPSGVVFAASGADVRHVVVAGREVVREGAHHLIERPETVLAKEIEALWQS
- a CDS encoding allantoate amidohydrolase — encoded protein: MTASGLLAEIGDVGRDPKRGGYSRHAFDGPENDLRAWFGERALGLGLDVDTDHNGNIWAWWGPPGPDAVVTGSHLDSVPGGGAFDGPLGVVSALAAVEALQASGFQPRKPFAVVVFTEEEGGRFGVPCLGSRLLTGTIDADKARGLRDADGVTFAEAAAKSGFDPALVGPDPERLGLVGRFLELHVEQGRGLIDLGAPVAVGTTVIAHGRWRFSFAGQGNHAGATLLADRADPMLPAAATVTAVRRLARAVPDARATVGRLVPTPGGTNVIASTVDLWLDARVPGTLTPALVEDIARAAEAAAAEEGCRVTVHRESYSDDVVFDDALRRDLSDGLGGPPELPTGAGHDAAILAGFVPAGMLYVRNPTGISHSPEEFAEAADVEAGAEALTGVLERLAR